From Ancylobacter pratisalsi, one genomic window encodes:
- a CDS encoding sulfate/molybdate ABC transporter ATP-binding protein, protein MTVAVTIQEVGKSFGNGTPALADISLDVAPSELVALLGPSGSGKTTLLRIVAGLEQPSAGRVLFDGEDALSVPVRQRGIGFVFQNYALFRHMTVAENVAFGLRSRPRAQRPSEAEIRTRVADLLALVQLEAFGGRFPAQLSGGQRQRVALARALAIEPRVLLLDEPFGALDALVRKELRKWLRELHDRTGHTTLFVTHDQEEALELADRVVVMGKGRIEQVGTPDDVYDRPATAAVFGFMGESSRIEVDVKGGVVVAGSTAIAAATAEVPDGPGLLYVRPHDISLGLPGTPGLKGEVRAFRRHGAIRRVEVEVGNALFEADIAPTVRVPIGEKVAVRLDRARLFASGGPGVDCRPPPPQQPGDYAI, encoded by the coding sequence ATGACCGTGGCCGTCACCATCCAAGAGGTCGGCAAGTCGTTCGGCAACGGCACGCCGGCGCTTGCGGACATCTCGCTCGATGTGGCGCCGAGCGAGCTTGTGGCCCTGCTCGGCCCCTCGGGTTCGGGTAAGACGACCTTACTGCGCATCGTGGCCGGGCTGGAGCAGCCGAGTGCCGGGCGCGTGCTGTTCGACGGCGAAGACGCGCTGTCCGTGCCGGTGCGTCAGCGCGGCATCGGCTTCGTGTTCCAGAACTATGCGCTTTTCCGCCACATGACCGTGGCTGAGAATGTGGCTTTCGGGCTGCGCTCCCGCCCCCGCGCGCAGCGCCCCTCCGAGGCGGAGATCCGCACACGTGTCGCGGACCTGCTGGCGCTGGTGCAGCTTGAAGCCTTTGGCGGCCGTTTTCCGGCCCAGCTTTCCGGCGGGCAGCGCCAGCGCGTCGCGCTGGCCCGGGCGCTCGCCATCGAACCCCGCGTGCTGCTGCTCGACGAGCCGTTCGGCGCGCTCGACGCGCTGGTGCGCAAGGAACTGCGCAAATGGTTGCGCGAGCTGCACGACCGCACTGGCCACACCACGCTGTTCGTGACCCACGACCAGGAGGAGGCGCTGGAGCTGGCTGATCGGGTCGTGGTGATGGGCAAGGGCCGGATCGAACAGGTGGGCACGCCCGATGATGTCTACGACCGCCCCGCAACGGCGGCGGTGTTCGGCTTCATGGGCGAGTCCAGCCGCATCGAGGTGGATGTGAAGGGCGGGGTCGTCGTTGCCGGCTCCACCGCGATCGCCGCCGCGACCGCAGAGGTGCCTGACGGACCGGGCCTGCTCTATGTGCGCCCGCACGACATCTCGCTCGGCCTGCCGGGCACGCCGGGGCTGAAGGGCGAGGTGCGCGCCTTCCGCCGCCATGGCGCGATCCGCAGGGTTGAGGTCGAGGTCGGCAATGCGCTGTTCGAGGCCGATATCGCGCCGACGGTGCGGGTGCCGATCGGCGAGAAGGTGGCGGTGCGGCTCGACCGCGCCCGCCTGTTCGCCTCCGGCGGGCCGGGCGTCGACTGCCGCCCGCCGCCGCCCCAGCAGCCGGGCGACTACGCGATCTGA
- a CDS encoding NINE protein — protein sequence MRSTPIAYLFWFFCLIGVCGIHRFYAGRYWTGALWLLTVGIFGIGQFIDLFLIPSMVRESNLERRVDYLESGRI from the coding sequence ATGCGGTCCACCCCCATCGCCTATCTGTTCTGGTTCTTCTGCCTGATCGGCGTGTGCGGCATTCATCGCTTCTATGCCGGCCGCTACTGGACCGGCGCGCTCTGGCTGCTGACCGTCGGCATCTTCGGCATCGGGCAGTTCATCGATCTGTTCCTGATCCCGTCCATGGTGCGCGAATCCAACCTGGAGCGCCGCGTGGACTATCTGGAATCCGGCCGGATCTGA
- the recQ gene encoding DNA helicase RecQ — protein MNMVSLTSSVLPPAIEAAKHARLAEVFGFDRFRPGQQDVVDTVLAGVPTLAVMPTGAGKSLCYQLPALVLGGLSIVVSPLIALMDDQVNALKLQGVAAEAIHSGKPREDNVEIWRRVARGEVSLLYLAPERLMSERMLSALARLPLGLVAVDEAHCVSQWGHSFRAEYLQLGRLREVFPGIPLVALTATADRATRDDIVERLFGGQARVFVSGFDRPNIFIGVEDKKDPARQIESFVRARPNVSGIVYRISRKKVDETAERLQAAGVRALPYHAGMSPEARAANQEVFLAEDGVVMVATVAFGMGIDKSDVRYVLHADAPGTLEAYYQEIGRAGRDGAPAEALLLYSAGDIATRRRFLDEEASSPERKMVEARRLDAMVGFCEAVTCRRAVLLGYFGERAKACGACDVCRDPPKVVDASRSAQQVLRLVRASGERYGAAYIASLVTGQRSDQVCGRGHDKLAEFGAGADKPASEWRALLRQLVAINALHADPQRYGALMLTEAGNAILGGTRTFTLRAPTRHKRDRHAQRDGAAELPPAEAALLGKLKALRRELAAERGVPAYVIFADRTLEEMAVEHPRTRTELSGVKGVGAAKLEAFGSAFLRILKEFS, from the coding sequence ATGAATATGGTTTCCCTCACTTCCAGCGTGCTGCCCCCCGCGATCGAGGCGGCCAAGCATGCCCGGCTCGCCGAGGTGTTCGGCTTCGACCGGTTCCGGCCGGGCCAGCAGGATGTCGTGGATACCGTGCTCGCCGGGGTTCCCACCCTCGCTGTCATGCCCACGGGCGCGGGCAAGTCGCTGTGCTACCAGCTGCCGGCGCTGGTGCTGGGTGGGCTCTCCATCGTCGTCTCCCCGCTGATCGCGCTGATGGACGACCAGGTGAACGCGCTCAAGCTCCAGGGCGTCGCCGCCGAGGCCATTCATTCGGGCAAGCCGCGCGAGGACAATGTCGAGATCTGGCGGCGCGTGGCGCGCGGCGAGGTAAGCCTGCTCTACCTCGCCCCGGAGCGGCTGATGAGCGAGCGCATGCTCAGCGCCCTCGCCCGCCTGCCGCTGGGCCTCGTCGCGGTGGATGAGGCGCATTGCGTCTCGCAATGGGGCCACTCGTTCCGCGCCGAATATCTCCAGCTCGGCCGGCTCCGCGAGGTGTTCCCCGGCATTCCGCTGGTCGCGCTCACCGCCACCGCCGACCGCGCCACCCGCGACGACATCGTCGAGCGGCTGTTCGGCGGTCAGGCGCGGGTGTTCGTCTCCGGCTTCGACCGGCCCAACATCTTCATCGGCGTCGAGGACAAGAAGGACCCGGCGCGCCAGATCGAGAGTTTCGTCAGGGCGCGGCCGAACGTGTCCGGCATCGTCTACCGCATCTCGCGCAAGAAGGTGGACGAGACCGCCGAACGCCTCCAGGCCGCCGGCGTGCGCGCCCTGCCCTATCACGCCGGCATGAGCCCCGAAGCGCGCGCGGCCAACCAGGAAGTGTTCCTCGCCGAGGACGGCGTGGTCATGGTCGCCACCGTCGCCTTCGGCATGGGCATCGACAAGTCGGATGTGCGCTACGTGCTGCACGCCGACGCGCCGGGCACGCTGGAAGCCTATTATCAGGAAATCGGCCGCGCCGGGCGCGACGGGGCGCCCGCCGAAGCGCTGCTGCTCTATTCGGCCGGCGACATCGCCACCAGGCGGCGTTTTCTCGACGAGGAGGCCTCCTCCCCGGAACGCAAGATGGTGGAGGCCCGGCGGCTCGATGCCATGGTGGGGTTCTGCGAGGCCGTCACCTGCCGGCGCGCGGTGCTGCTCGGCTATTTCGGCGAGCGCGCCAAGGCGTGCGGCGCGTGCGACGTCTGCCGCGATCCGCCCAAGGTGGTCGACGCCAGTCGCTCGGCCCAGCAGGTGCTGCGCCTGGTGCGCGCCAGCGGCGAGCGCTACGGCGCGGCCTATATCGCCAGCCTCGTCACCGGCCAGCGCAGCGATCAGGTCTGCGGCCGCGGGCATGACAAGCTCGCCGAGTTCGGCGCCGGCGCGGACAAGCCGGCGAGCGAGTGGCGCGCGCTGCTGCGCCAGCTCGTCGCCATCAATGCGCTGCATGCCGACCCCCAGCGCTATGGCGCGCTCATGCTCACCGAGGCGGGCAACGCCATTCTCGGCGGCACCCGCACCTTCACCCTGCGCGCGCCGACCCGGCACAAGCGCGACCGGCACGCCCAGCGCGACGGCGCGGCCGAGCTGCCGCCCGCCGAGGCGGCCCTTCTCGGCAAGCTCAAGGCGCTGCGCCGCGAGCTGGCGGCGGAGCGCGGCGTGCCGGCCTATGTGATCTTCGCCGATCGCACGCTGGAGGAGATGGCGGTGGAGCACCCGCGCACCCGCACCGAGCTCTCGGGCGTCAAGGGCGTCGGCGCCGCCAAGCTGGAGGCGTTCGGCAGCGCGTTTCTTAGGATTCTCAAAGAATTCTCTTAA
- a CDS encoding cobyric acid synthase — MSALSLMFQGTGSDVGKSLVVAGLARAFTNRGLSVRPFKPQNMSNNAAVTADGGEIGRAQALQARAARIAPSVHMNPVLLKPQSEIGAQIVVQGRARGNAKASDYQALKPQLMGAVLESYGRLKDEADLVLVEGAGSASEINLRAGDIANMGFARAAGVPVVLIGDIDRGGVIASLVGTRTVLPDDDAAMIAGFLVNRFRGDPALFASGMEEIASRTGWAALGLIPFFPGARRLPAEDALALDAAPLDKPGARLRIAVPLLPRIANFDDLDPLDAEPQVQVIRVRPGEPLPGNADLVILPGSKSTIPDLADLRANGWDIDLFAHVRRGGRVLGLCGGYQMLGRTLSDPLGIEGPPGTVPGLGLLDVDTVLAGEKRLVAIRGESEGVRFSGYEMHMGVTEGPGRARPFATIDGKGREGAVSPDGRIVGTYAHGLFANDAQRSAWLARLGATPSGLNYEDGVDATLDALAAHLERHVDLDRLLALARG, encoded by the coding sequence ATGAGCGCCCTCTCGCTCATGTTCCAGGGCACCGGCTCGGATGTCGGCAAGTCGCTGGTGGTTGCCGGCCTTGCCCGCGCCTTCACCAATCGCGGCCTCAGCGTGCGCCCTTTCAAGCCGCAGAACATGTCGAACAATGCCGCCGTCACCGCTGACGGCGGCGAGATCGGCCGCGCACAGGCGCTTCAGGCCCGCGCCGCCCGCATCGCCCCCTCCGTGCACATGAACCCGGTGCTGCTGAAACCGCAGAGCGAGATCGGCGCGCAGATCGTCGTGCAGGGCCGCGCGCGCGGCAATGCGAAAGCGTCCGACTATCAGGCGCTCAAGCCCCAGCTCATGGGTGCCGTGCTGGAAAGCTACGGCCGGCTGAAGGACGAGGCCGACCTGGTGCTGGTGGAGGGCGCCGGTTCGGCCTCCGAGATCAATCTGCGCGCCGGGGACATCGCCAATATGGGCTTCGCCCGTGCCGCCGGCGTTCCCGTGGTGCTGATCGGCGACATCGATCGCGGCGGCGTCATCGCCAGCCTGGTGGGCACCCGTACCGTGCTGCCCGATGACGACGCGGCGATGATCGCCGGCTTTCTGGTCAATCGCTTTCGCGGCGATCCGGCGCTGTTCGCCTCCGGCATGGAGGAGATCGCCTCCCGCACCGGCTGGGCCGCGCTCGGTCTCATTCCCTTCTTCCCCGGCGCCCGCCGGCTGCCGGCCGAGGACGCGCTGGCGCTGGACGCCGCCCCGCTCGACAAGCCCGGCGCGCGCCTGCGCATCGCGGTGCCGCTCCTGCCGCGCATCGCCAATTTCGACGATCTCGACCCGCTCGACGCCGAACCGCAGGTGCAGGTGATCCGCGTGCGCCCCGGCGAGCCGCTGCCGGGAAACGCCGATCTCGTCATCCTGCCCGGTTCGAAATCCACCATTCCCGACCTCGCCGATCTGCGCGCCAATGGGTGGGACATCGACCTTTTCGCCCATGTGCGGCGCGGGGGCCGGGTTCTCGGCCTGTGCGGCGGCTACCAGATGCTCGGACGCACGCTCAGCGATCCGCTCGGCATCGAAGGTCCGCCCGGCACCGTGCCGGGCCTTGGCCTGCTCGATGTCGACACCGTGCTGGCGGGCGAGAAGCGGCTGGTCGCGATCCGCGGCGAAAGCGAGGGCGTGCGCTTTTCCGGCTACGAGATGCATATGGGCGTGACCGAAGGCCCCGGCCGCGCCCGCCCCTTCGCCACCATCGACGGCAAGGGCCGAGAGGGCGCGGTCTCCCCGGACGGGCGCATCGTCGGTACCTATGCCCACGGCCTGTTCGCCAATGATGCCCAGCGCTCGGCCTGGCTCGCCCGTCTCGGCGCCACCCCGAGCGGGCTGAACTATGAGGACGGCGTCGACGCCACGCTGGACGCGCTCGCCGCCCATCTGGAAAGACACGTCGACCTGGATCGGCTGCTGGCGCTGGCGCGCGGGTAG
- a CDS encoding flagellar export protein FliJ produces MKSLDTIVRLKRFQAEEKRRHLVQIQTMIADFDRMARDLDREIESEEQRSGIVDTQHFAYSTYARAAATRRDNLRRSADELKGQLDDAQAVLDLALDELKKVEALSERERAESPVDNIPPRQAAGRARAVLGA; encoded by the coding sequence ATGAAGTCGCTTGATACCATCGTCCGCCTCAAGCGGTTCCAGGCGGAAGAGAAGCGCCGTCACCTCGTCCAGATCCAGACCATGATTGCGGATTTCGACCGGATGGCGCGCGATCTCGACCGTGAAATCGAGTCCGAGGAGCAGCGCTCCGGTATCGTGGACACCCAGCACTTTGCCTATTCCACCTATGCCCGCGCCGCGGCCACCCGGCGGGACAACCTGCGCCGTTCGGCCGACGAGCTGAAAGGCCAGCTCGACGACGCGCAGGCGGTGCTGGATCTTGCCCTCGATGAACTGAAGAAGGTCGAGGCGCTGAGCGAGCGCGAGCGCGCCGAGAGCCCTGTGGACAACATTCCCCCGCGCCAGGCCGCTGGCCGTGCCCGCGCGGTCCTTGGGGCCTGA
- the tmpT gene encoding thiopurine S-methyltransferase, whose translation MDEEFWHGKWTRNEIAFHEAETNPLLLRHFSALSHAPDARVFVPLCGKSRDIHWLLAQGFSVVGAELSRLAVEQLFADLGLTPQISDHGALERFEAGRLTVFVGNFFDLDHPTLGKVDVVYDRAALVALPEPLRDRYAAHLAALTAHAPQLLITLEYDPSQAIGPPFSVSEHEVRRHYGAAYHVACAETHELKGGLKGVHPAHESAWLLTHR comes from the coding sequence ATGGACGAGGAATTCTGGCACGGCAAATGGACCCGCAACGAGATCGCGTTCCATGAGGCCGAGACCAACCCGCTGCTGCTGCGCCATTTTTCCGCGCTCAGCCACGCGCCCGACGCCCGCGTTTTCGTGCCGCTGTGCGGCAAGAGCCGGGATATCCACTGGCTGCTGGCGCAGGGCTTCAGCGTCGTCGGCGCCGAACTGAGCCGCCTCGCCGTCGAGCAGCTCTTCGCCGATCTCGGCCTGACCCCGCAAATATCCGACCATGGCGCACTGGAGCGCTTCGAGGCGGGCCGGCTCACCGTCTTCGTCGGCAATTTCTTCGATCTCGACCACCCGACGCTCGGCAAGGTGGACGTGGTCTATGACCGGGCCGCGCTCGTCGCCCTGCCCGAGCCGCTGCGCGATCGCTACGCCGCCCATCTCGCCGCGCTCACCGCACACGCGCCCCAGCTCCTGATCACGCTGGAATATGATCCCTCGCAGGCCATCGGCCCGCCCTTCTCGGTGTCGGAACACGAGGTTCGCCGCCACTATGGCGCCGCCTACCACGTCGCCTGCGCCGAGACGCATGAGCTGAAGGGCGGCCTCAAGGGCGTCCACCCGGCGCATGAGAGCGCCTGGCTCCTGACGCACCGCTGA
- a CDS encoding cytochrome D1 domain-containing protein — MAAALLLAPHPARADEAFVTSQPANMLSIVDLPTRAVVAQIPIPGKPAGIAVSPDGARAFVTSPDGKTLTIIDAATRTVTHRVDVGGGPLGVAVHPSGSPAYVADWYQHRIIAVDAASGAILGAVKVGDSPSGLAVTPDGRLLISADRDSNQVSLVDTASLTRVATIPVGTRPFGVTIDAQGTRAYTANVVSNDVTIIDIPARKVVATVKVGDHPYGVALAQGRAFSTDQYASTVTVFDLASLKQVATIDVGDYPEGIEASRDGAFVYVANWETNTLSVIDARTLKLVADIDVADGPRAFGAFIRETPP; from the coding sequence ATGGCCGCCGCGCTCCTGCTCGCGCCCCATCCCGCCCGTGCCGACGAGGCGTTCGTCACCTCGCAGCCGGCGAACATGCTGTCCATCGTCGACCTGCCGACCCGCGCGGTGGTGGCGCAGATCCCGATCCCCGGCAAGCCGGCCGGCATCGCCGTCTCACCCGATGGCGCCCGCGCCTTCGTCACCTCGCCGGACGGCAAGACCCTCACCATCATAGACGCCGCCACGCGCACGGTGACGCACCGGGTGGATGTCGGCGGCGGGCCGCTCGGCGTCGCGGTCCATCCTTCCGGCAGCCCGGCCTATGTCGCGGACTGGTATCAGCACCGCATCATCGCGGTGGACGCCGCCAGCGGGGCGATCCTCGGCGCGGTGAAGGTCGGCGATTCCCCTTCCGGCCTCGCGGTCACGCCGGACGGGCGGCTTTTGATCTCCGCCGACCGCGATTCCAACCAGGTCAGCCTCGTCGACACCGCCAGCCTCACCCGCGTCGCGACCATCCCCGTCGGCACCCGTCCCTTCGGCGTCACCATCGATGCGCAGGGCACGCGCGCCTACACCGCGAACGTGGTCTCGAACGACGTCACCATCATCGACATCCCGGCCCGAAAGGTGGTCGCCACCGTGAAGGTGGGCGATCACCCCTATGGCGTGGCGCTGGCGCAGGGGCGGGCCTTCAGCACCGACCAGTATGCCTCCACCGTCACCGTCTTCGATCTCGCCAGCCTGAAACAGGTCGCGACCATTGATGTCGGGGACTATCCCGAAGGCATAGAGGCCAGCCGCGACGGCGCCTTCGTCTATGTCGCCAACTGGGAAACCAACACGCTCAGCGTGATCGATGCCAGGACCTTGAAGCTCGTCGCCGATATCGACGTCGCCGATGGGCCCCGGGCCTTCGGGGCGTTCATTCGTGAAACCCCTCCCTAG
- the ctrA gene encoding response regulator transcription factor CtrA translates to MRVLLIEDDRATAQSIELMLKSESFNVYTTDLGEEGVDLGKLYDYDIILLDLNLPDMSGYDVLKGLRVAKVKTPILILSGLAGIEDKVKGLGFGADDYLTKPFHKDELVARIHAIVRRSKGHAQSVIITGELVVNLDTKTVEVASNRVHLTGKEYQMLELLSLRKGTTLTKEMFLNHLYGGMDEPELKIIDVFICKLRKKLANASQGHNFIETVWGRGYVLRDAVEEPQRIPA, encoded by the coding sequence ATGCGCGTCTTGCTCATCGAGGACGACCGCGCGACCGCGCAGAGCATCGAGTTGATGCTCAAGTCCGAGAGCTTTAACGTCTACACGACGGATCTCGGGGAAGAGGGCGTCGATCTCGGCAAGCTCTATGACTACGACATTATTCTGCTGGATCTGAACCTTCCCGACATGTCGGGATATGACGTGCTGAAAGGCCTGCGCGTCGCCAAGGTGAAGACGCCCATCCTCATCCTCTCCGGCCTCGCCGGCATCGAGGACAAGGTGAAGGGCCTCGGGTTCGGCGCCGACGACTATCTCACCAAGCCGTTCCACAAGGACGAGCTGGTGGCGCGCATCCACGCCATCGTGCGGCGCTCCAAGGGGCATGCGCAATCGGTCATCATCACCGGCGAGCTGGTGGTCAATCTCGACACCAAGACCGTCGAGGTGGCAAGCAACCGGGTGCATCTGACCGGCAAGGAGTACCAGATGCTGGAGCTCCTTTCCCTGCGCAAGGGCACCACGCTGACCAAGGAGATGTTCCTGAACCATCTCTATGGCGGCATGGACGAGCCGGAGCTGAAGATCATCGACGTCTTCATCTGCAAGCTGCGCAAGAAGCTCGCCAATGCCTCGCAGGGCCACAATTTCATCGAAACCGTGTGGGGCCGCGGCTATGTGCTGCGCGACGCGGTCGAGGAACCCCAGCGCATTCCGGCCTGA
- the copM gene encoding CopM family metallochaperone produces the protein MNSLIKAALAAAALSSLATVPAFAGTATQMPATMPDAMPMMQPGTMQPGSMSHDAMPMDHSAHMPGADDSASTRAFEEAGARMHKDMAIQYSGNTDVDFVRGMIPHHMGAVDMARVELQFGKDPELRKLAEDIIEAQDKEIAFMKAWLAKNVKE, from the coding sequence ATGAACAGCCTCATCAAGGCGGCCCTCGCTGCCGCCGCGCTTTCGAGCCTTGCCACCGTGCCCGCCTTCGCCGGCACGGCCACCCAGATGCCCGCCACGATGCCGGACGCCATGCCGATGATGCAGCCGGGCACCATGCAGCCGGGTTCAATGTCGCACGATGCGATGCCGATGGATCACAGCGCCCATATGCCGGGCGCCGATGACAGCGCCTCCACCCGCGCCTTCGAAGAGGCGGGGGCCCGGATGCACAAGGACATGGCGATCCAGTATTCCGGCAATACGGACGTTGATTTCGTCCGCGGGATGATTCCCCACCACATGGGGGCGGTGGACATGGCCCGGGTCGAGCTTCAGTTCGGCAAGGATCCCGAACTGCGCAAGCTCGCCGAGGACATCATCGAGGCGCAGGACAAGGAAATCGCGTTCATGAAGGCCTGGCTGGCCAAGAACGTGAAGGAATGA
- the cbiB gene encoding adenosylcobinamide-phosphate synthase CbiB: MALDLTLGLTLLALLFEAAFGYPHILVARIGHPVMWIGRLIGWLDRALNRDGDPPRERRLNGMATLATVLVVTIGAGLLLQSLALMVPAGLVVAALAGSSLLAQRSLYEHVARVADGLERGLAEGRAAVSQIVGRDPEVLDEAGVARAAIESLAENFSDGIVAPALWMAVGGLAGAAAYKGVNTADSMIGHRTRRHGDFGWASARFDDLVNLPASRLSGALIVLGAVFVPGASPVAAGRAVWRDAHAHRSPNAGWPEAAFAGALGLALAGPRQYGGVMSVDGVMGEGGRRDCTAADIRRALKLYRAADAVMIAGLGLAVMALLAM; encoded by the coding sequence ATGGCCCTCGACCTTACTCTCGGTTTAACCCTGCTCGCGCTGCTGTTCGAGGCCGCCTTCGGCTACCCTCATATTCTGGTGGCGCGGATCGGGCATCCGGTGATGTGGATCGGCCGGCTGATCGGGTGGCTCGATCGCGCGCTCAACCGCGACGGCGACCCGCCCCGCGAGCGGCGGCTGAACGGTATGGCGACGCTCGCCACCGTGCTGGTGGTGACGATAGGCGCCGGGCTGCTCCTACAGTCGCTTGCGCTCATGGTGCCCGCGGGCCTTGTTGTTGCAGCACTTGCGGGGTCCTCGCTGCTGGCCCAGCGCAGCCTCTACGAGCATGTGGCGCGGGTGGCGGACGGGCTGGAGCGCGGTCTGGCCGAGGGCCGGGCGGCGGTATCGCAGATCGTCGGCCGCGACCCCGAGGTGCTGGACGAGGCCGGCGTGGCACGCGCGGCGATCGAGAGCCTCGCCGAGAATTTTTCCGATGGCATTGTGGCGCCAGCGCTGTGGATGGCGGTGGGCGGGCTGGCCGGCGCGGCGGCCTATAAGGGCGTGAATACCGCCGACAGCATGATCGGCCATCGCACGCGGCGCCATGGCGACTTCGGCTGGGCCTCGGCGCGCTTCGACGATCTCGTCAATCTTCCCGCCTCGCGGCTTTCCGGCGCGCTCATCGTTTTGGGGGCGGTGTTCGTGCCCGGTGCCTCGCCGGTGGCGGCCGGGAGGGCGGTGTGGCGCGATGCCCATGCCCACCGTTCGCCCAATGCCGGCTGGCCGGAAGCCGCCTTTGCCGGCGCGCTGGGGCTCGCCCTGGCCGGCCCGCGCCAGTATGGCGGCGTGATGAGCGTCGACGGTGTCATGGGCGAGGGCGGACGGCGAGACTGCACCGCCGCCGACATCCGCCGGGCGCTGAAGCTCTACCGCGCCGCGGATGCGGTGATGATCGCGGGGCTCGGGCTGGCGGTGATGGCGCTGCTGGCGATGTGA
- a CDS encoding GNAT family N-acetyltransferase, which produces MTASNLPADASPTLNLNGYTALPPGKIAAIVTMLEMTARPPALPEKADHGLSLTRVEAPAPAWYRALFRRIGEPWLWFSRLRQSDAELGALLADPGTHVYVLTRGGDEIGLVELDFRQPGEVELAFFGVVPERVGSGAGSFMMNRALALAWASAPRRVHVHTCTLDSQGAVAFYMRAGFRPYERLIEVADDPRLSGLLAADAAPHAPLLD; this is translated from the coding sequence ATGACCGCTTCAAACCTCCCGGCCGATGCGTCGCCCACGCTCAATCTCAACGGCTACACCGCCCTGCCGCCGGGCAAGATCGCGGCGATCGTCACCATGCTGGAGATGACGGCCCGGCCGCCCGCCCTGCCGGAGAAGGCGGATCATGGACTGTCGCTGACGCGCGTCGAAGCGCCCGCTCCGGCGTGGTACCGCGCGCTTTTCCGTCGTATTGGCGAGCCGTGGCTGTGGTTTTCAAGGCTCAGGCAGAGTGACGCCGAGCTTGGCGCCCTGCTGGCGGATCCGGGCACCCACGTTTACGTGCTCACGCGCGGGGGCGACGAGATCGGCCTGGTGGAACTCGATTTCCGTCAGCCGGGCGAGGTGGAACTGGCCTTCTTCGGCGTGGTGCCCGAACGGGTCGGCAGCGGCGCCGGCAGCTTCATGATGAACCGCGCCCTTGCGCTGGCCTGGGCCAGCGCGCCGCGCCGGGTGCACGTGCACACCTGCACCCTCGATTCACAGGGGGCGGTCGCCTTCTATATGCGCGCTGGGTTCCGCCCCTATGAGCGTCTCATCGAGGTGGCGGACGACCCGCGCCTGTCGGGCCTGCTGGCGGCCGACGCCGCCCCGCACGCGCCACTGCTCGACTGA
- a CDS encoding SRPBCC family protein encodes MKLKFLTAALAATALAFAVAPQKAEAHGPTRQKVSETIEINAPPEKVWAVVSNFQDAGWIPVVAKTEGTGGNAPGAKRTLTLKNGATVKEEVAKLQPERMTLMYRIDEVDVKVLPVTNYSSWLIVSPADDGKKSEVEWKGAFYRGYPNNDPPPELNDEAAIKAVTGLYKAGLDGLKKQIEGTN; translated from the coding sequence ATGAAGCTCAAATTCCTTACCGCCGCGCTCGCGGCGACCGCCCTTGCTTTTGCCGTCGCTCCCCAGAAGGCTGAGGCCCATGGCCCGACCCGTCAGAAGGTCTCGGAGACCATCGAGATCAACGCCCCGCCGGAAAAGGTCTGGGCCGTGGTCTCCAATTTCCAGGATGCCGGCTGGATTCCCGTTGTTGCCAAGACCGAGGGCACGGGCGGCAACGCGCCGGGCGCCAAGCGCACCCTCACGCTGAAGAACGGCGCGACGGTCAAGGAAGAGGTCGCCAAGCTTCAGCCGGAGCGGATGACCCTCATGTACCGGATCGACGAAGTCGACGTGAAGGTGCTGCCGGTCACCAACTATTCGTCCTGGCTGATCGTCAGTCCGGCCGATGACGGCAAGAAGTCCGAGGTCGAATGGAAGGGCGCGTTCTATCGCGGCTATCCCAACAACGATCCGCCGCCGGAGCTGAACGACGAGGCCGCGATCAAGGCCGTGACCGGGCTCTACAAGGCCGGCCTCGATGGCCTGAAGAAGCAGATCGAAGGCACCAACTGA